Proteins from a genomic interval of Musa acuminata AAA Group cultivar baxijiao chromosome BXJ1-9, Cavendish_Baxijiao_AAA, whole genome shotgun sequence:
- the LOC135592400 gene encoding uncharacterized protein LOC135592400, whose amino-acid sequence MGKTGDRDWMQIYAIYGTDRWQTVAFLALHATLFAAIALLLLLRFPSSLALLRSLLPAAVPLTALRFLAGLAGSTAALSALCLLYAAGSVLHSSLALRWEMAQRMVAAVPDWSAVRTALDVGCGRGILLNAVAMQMKKEGSGGRVVGLDRRRETAVEALRRAGAEGVQEYVTCREGDARRLPFADGYFDVVVSASGLGAAAAEERGRGLAEMVRVLKPGGVGVVWDLLRGSEYAQRLREMRMENVRLSDPVTAYMVGSHIVSFRKPMEQKQPLPQPLFHDPHWAADMC is encoded by the coding sequence ATGGGGAAGACCGGTGACCgggattggatgcagatctacgcCATCTACGGCACGGATAGGTGGCAAACGGTGGCGTTCCTAGCCCTACACGCGACCCTCTTCGCCGCCatcgctctcctcctcctcctccgcttcccCTCCTCCCTCGCCCTCCTCCGCTCCCTCCTCCCTGCCGCCGTCCCCCTCACCGCCCTCCGCTTCCTCGCCGGACTCGCCGGCTCTACCGCTGCGCTCTCCGCCCTCTGCCTCCTCTACGCTGCCGGCAGTGTGCTCCACTCCTCCCTCGCTCTCCGCTGGGAGATGGCCCAGCGGATGGTCGCCGCCGTCCCGGACTGGTCGGCGGTCCGCACGGCCCTCGACGTCGGCTGCGGCCGGGGCATCCTTCTCAACGCCGTCGCCATGCAGATGAAGAAGGAGGGCTCCGGCGGACGGGTGGTGGGCCTCGACCGGCGGAGGGAGACGGCGGTGGAGGCGCTTCGCCGGGCTGGGGCGGAAGGGGTGCAGGAGTACGTCACGTGCCGAGAGGGCGACGCCAGGAGGCTGCCCTTTGCGGACGGCTACTTCGACGTCGTGGTGTCGGCGAGCGGGCTGGGGGCAGCGGCGGCCGAGGAGAGGGGGCGGGGGCTGGCGGAGATGGTTAGGGTGCTGAAGCCCGGCGGAGTGGGAGTGGTGTGGGACCTGTTACGCGGGTCCGAGTACGCGCAGAGGTTGCGGGAGATGCGGATGGAGAACGTCCGCCTATCCGATCCGGTAACGGCCTACATGGTGGGCAGCCACATCGTCTCCTTCCGAAAGCCCATGGAACAAaaacagcccttgccgcagccgctCTTCCATGACCCACACTGGGCCGCCGACATGTGCTGA